From Halotia branconii CENA392, the proteins below share one genomic window:
- a CDS encoding ABC transporter ATP-binding protein produces the protein MNIDEQPKFTILEIQDLNVNYGGIQALKKINLTIQKGEVVTLIGANGAGKTTTLRAISKIVNPRSGEIIYNGRNITRRPVHKIVKIGIAHCPEGRRVLAKQTVLDNLLLGAYIRSNKAEIKADIQHQFELFPRLAQRRNQLAGTLSGGEQQMLAIARALMSRPKLLLLDEPSLGLAPAIVREIFSIIENLRATGVTILLVEQNAHLALQIADRGYVLEAGSITLTGVASELISDERVKKAYLG, from the coding sequence ATGAACATAGATGAGCAACCAAAATTTACAATATTAGAAATTCAAGACCTTAATGTTAATTATGGCGGTATTCAGGCTCTCAAAAAAATTAACTTAACTATTCAAAAAGGTGAGGTAGTTACTTTAATTGGTGCAAATGGTGCTGGTAAAACTACCACACTCCGGGCTATATCTAAAATAGTTAATCCTAGAAGTGGTGAAATTATCTACAATGGACGCAATATTACTCGCCGCCCAGTCCATAAGATCGTCAAAATTGGTATCGCCCACTGTCCAGAAGGACGCAGAGTGTTAGCGAAGCAAACAGTTTTAGATAATTTACTTTTAGGTGCTTATATTCGTTCCAATAAAGCAGAAATAAAAGCAGATATTCAGCATCAATTTGAATTGTTTCCACGCTTGGCACAAAGACGTAATCAACTAGCAGGAACCCTCAGCGGTGGTGAACAACAAATGCTAGCGATCGCCCGTGCTTTAATGAGTAGACCAAAACTACTGCTTTTAGATGAACCTAGCCTGGGTTTAGCACCTGCGATCGTTCGAGAAATTTTCTCAATTATTGAAAACTTACGTGCTACTGGCGTGACTATTTTGTTAGTTGAACAAAATGCTCATTTAGCTCTACAAATTGCCGATCGCGGATATGTTTTAGAAGCTGGTTCTATAACTTTGACAGGTGTAGCATCAGAATTAATTAGTGATGAACGAGTCAAAAAAGCTTATTTGGGATGA